In the genome of Tannockella kyphosi, one region contains:
- a CDS encoding AzlC family ABC transporter permease, producing the protein MKTKALKAALPYTLPICIGFLFIGLSYGFLMSSLGFSFIYPMITSFLIFAGAMEFVTANLLLMAFNPLQAFLLAVMVNARHIFYGISMLDKYKGTGWKKFYLIFGMCDESFSINCTVQIPEDIDKGWFMFFVTLFNHFYWVLGATLGGILGTVVSFDTTGIEFVLTALFVVMFVEQWKETKEHFPACVGLLCALGSLFLFGGDSFMLPAMFLIVISFGITKLITKGEVK; encoded by the coding sequence GTGAAAACAAAAGCATTGAAAGCAGCATTGCCATATACATTACCAATTTGTATAGGATTTTTATTTATAGGGTTATCTTATGGTTTTTTGATGAGTAGTTTGGGTTTTTCTTTTATTTATCCGATGATTACTAGTTTTTTGATTTTTGCAGGAGCAATGGAGTTTGTAACTGCGAATCTATTATTAATGGCTTTTAATCCTTTGCAGGCTTTTTTACTTGCAGTTATGGTGAATGCAAGACATATTTTTTATGGAATATCAATGTTGGATAAGTATAAAGGAACTGGATGGAAAAAGTTTTATTTGATATTTGGTATGTGTGATGAATCTTTTTCAATTAATTGCACGGTACAAATTCCTGAAGATATTGATAAAGGGTGGTTTATGTTTTTTGTAACATTGTTCAATCATTTTTATTGGGTTTTAGGTGCTACTTTAGGAGGAATACTAGGTACAGTTGTATCATTTGATACAACTGGTATTGAATTTGTTTTAACAGCGTTATTTGTAGTGATGTTTGTAGAACAATGGAAAGAAACAAAAGAACATTTTCCGGCATGTGTAGGACTGTTGTGTGCTTTAGGAAGTTTGTTTTTGTTTGGCGGAGATAGCTTTATGTTACCGGCTATGTTTTTGATTGTTATTAGTTTTGGTATTACAAAACTAATAACAAAAGGGGAGGTAAAATAA
- a CDS encoding branched-chain amino acid transporter permease, whose product MTTIQCLFTIIVVALGTMFTRFISFLVFPDNKQAPNYVKYLGTVLPYASISLIIVYCLKDALFDSLHGLPEFLGIAFVVFLHLWKKNTLISILLGTLFYMFLVQVIF is encoded by the coding sequence ATGACAACGATACAATGTTTATTCACTATTATTGTTGTAGCATTGGGAACGATGTTCACTCGATTTATTTCTTTTCTAGTTTTTCCAGATAATAAGCAAGCACCAAACTATGTAAAGTATTTAGGAACTGTATTACCTTATGCATCAATTAGTTTAATTATTGTTTATTGTTTAAAAGATGCATTATTTGATTCTTTGCATGGATTACCTGAATTTTTAGGAATTGCTTTTGTTGTTTTTTTACATTTATGGAAAAAGAATACACTGATTAGTATTTTATTAGGGACTTTGTTTTATATGTTTTTAGTTCAAGTTATCTTTTAA
- a CDS encoding InlB B-repeat-containing protein, whose product MRLNKKVVMIGIAIGVLFSVGLFCYLNQNTQALRVIKVVEMEGEVIVSRGDIEDLSGYEGMLLESGDRVYVGQDGYCRLLVDDDKYLYVSQNSSLQIEGEDDSNTEIIVLVGSVIHEIITDLQEDESFEVTTPNASLAVRGTTFAVEVYQSGALYYTRLTTLEGTVTSDLINLDGQLEQTLLVESGYEVKIESKTETYVKYLLEETNNTELWDLDLTTMSVDMLGLIDTYIDSGTNQISIEKEDIESELTRRETLEEHLLTVVLLDGETVEYIFKENERIEIEIPEVVGYSFKGWYLEETYETVYSSYLMPDEDITLYGLFEEDVYVLTLKDGDSQTTASYCYLDPLVLSSPSSSYATFIGWFDDAGQEVTKMPASDLTLYASWQTNEYTLTLYSGSSSVKSSYAYGEKISLETPTKSGYTFLGWYDNSNVKWNNNDTMPNNNLSLTASWQENDTDDNVVMYSLTQTNGSSSTTTSYASGDTVFLSTPSLEGYTFSGWYDSDGVKWESGATMPSKDVSLSAKWTINSYNLTLNDGTNSTTSLTTYGKTISEPTLTGYTFQGWYNASGVKFTTMPSYDISLTAKWTANSYDFYVYSSVNYSQIGASVDYGTSVEDALVKAKFTDMTISGYVVEGYYTTSTFTAGSEVEITDIITEDLFIYAKWIKTD is encoded by the coding sequence ATGAGATTAAATAAAAAGGTTGTAATGATTGGGATAGCTATTGGGGTGCTTTTTAGTGTTGGTTTATTTTGTTATTTGAATCAAAATACACAAGCACTAAGAGTAATTAAGGTAGTTGAAATGGAAGGGGAAGTGATTGTTTCTAGAGGGGATATTGAAGATTTGTCTGGTTATGAAGGGATGTTATTGGAGAGTGGGGATAGGGTTTATGTAGGCCAAGATGGATATTGTCGCTTGTTAGTAGATGATGATAAGTATCTTTATGTGTCTCAAAATTCTTCTTTACAAATAGAAGGAGAAGATGATTCAAATACGGAGATTATTGTATTAGTTGGGTCAGTGATTCATGAAATTATAACTGATTTACAAGAGGATGAGAGTTTTGAGGTTACTACACCGAATGCAAGCCTAGCGGTTCGAGGAACGACGTTTGCTGTTGAGGTTTATCAAAGTGGAGCACTTTATTATACGAGACTTACGACATTGGAAGGGACTGTGACTAGTGATCTTATTAATCTTGATGGTCAATTGGAACAAACTTTATTAGTTGAAAGTGGTTATGAAGTAAAGATAGAAAGTAAGACAGAAACGTATGTTAAGTATCTTTTAGAAGAAACGAATAATACGGAGTTGTGGGATTTGGATTTAACGACAATGAGTGTGGATATGTTGGGTTTAATAGATACTTATATTGATAGTGGAACGAATCAAATTTCAATTGAAAAAGAAGATATTGAATCTGAATTAACACGTCGAGAAACATTAGAAGAACATCTATTAACTGTTGTTTTATTGGATGGGGAAACAGTGGAATATATTTTTAAAGAAAATGAAAGGATAGAAATTGAGATACCTGAAGTAGTAGGGTATAGTTTTAAAGGATGGTATTTAGAAGAAACATATGAAACAGTTTATTCTTCTTATCTTATGCCAGATGAGGATATAACATTGTATGGCTTATTTGAAGAGGATGTTTATGTTCTCACACTAAAAGATGGAGATAGTCAAACAACAGCATCCTATTGCTATCTTGATCCCCTTGTTTTATCAAGTCCTTCTTCTAGTTATGCAACATTTATAGGTTGGTTTGATGATGCGGGGCAAGAAGTCACAAAGATGCCTGCTAGTGATCTTACTTTATATGCTAGTTGGCAGACTAATGAGTATACCTTAACGCTTTATTCAGGTAGTTCTTCTGTTAAATCAAGTTATGCTTATGGAGAAAAAATAAGTCTAGAAACACCAACTAAATCAGGATATACATTTTTAGGGTGGTATGATAATTCCAATGTTAAATGGAATAACAACGATACGATGCCAAATAATAACTTATCATTAACTGCTTCATGGCAAGAAAATGATACTGATGATAATGTTGTCATGTATTCATTAACACAAACAAATGGATCATCATCAACAACGACATCTTATGCAAGTGGGGATACAGTTTTCCTATCGACACCTAGCTTAGAAGGTTATACATTTAGTGGGTGGTATGATAGTGATGGTGTAAAATGGGAAAGCGGAGCTACCATGCCTTCAAAAGATGTAAGCCTTAGTGCAAAGTGGACTATTAATAGTTATAATCTAACTTTAAATGATGGAACGAATAGCACGACTAGTTTAACAACTTATGGAAAAACAATAAGTGAGCCAACATTAACAGGTTATACATTTCAAGGGTGGTATAATGCTTCAGGAGTGAAATTTACAACAATGCCTAGCTATGATATTTCACTAACTGCAAAATGGACTGCTAATTCTTATGATTTTTATGTTTACTCGAGTGTGAATTATTCACAAATAGGTGCTTCTGTAGATTATGGAACAAGTGTAGAAGATGCACTGGTGAAAGCAAAGTTTACTGATATGACAATATCTGGATATGTTGTTGAAGGTTATTATACAACTAGTACTTTTACTGCTGGTAGTGAGGTAGAAATAACGGATATAATTACAGAAGATTTATTTATCTATGCAAAATGGATAAAAACGGATTAA